DNA sequence from the Podospora pseudocomata strain CBS 415.72m chromosome 2 map unlocalized CBS415.72m_2.2, whole genome shotgun sequence genome:
CACAGCGACTTCTATGACGCCTTCGTCTCCATTCGCCGGGGTCTCTTCAACACCCGCGACCGTCACGAGCACACCCGCAAGCGCAAGATCGTCTCCCACACCTTCTCGGTCAAGTCAGTCGCCCAGTTCGAGCCCTACATTCACTCCAACCTCGAGCTCTTTGTCAAGCAActcgacaacctcgtcaCCCGCTCCCCGATGAAGACTGCCGTTCTCGACTGCCTCAACTGGTTCAACTACCTCGCCTTTGACGTCATCGGTGATCTCGCCTTTGGTGCCCCCTTCGGCATGCTCAGCTCCGGCGCCGACATGGCCGAAGTCCGCTCTTCCCCAGACAGCCCCCCGATCTACGCCTCCGCCATCGAGATCCTCAACCGCCGGGGTGAGGTCTCCGCCGCTCTGGGTATCCTCCCATCCCTGAAGCCTTACGCAAAGTACTTCCCCGACCCGTTCTTCACCCAGGGTCTCGCCGCGGTGGAGAGCCTGGCTGGTATCGCTATCGCCCGTGTGAAGATGAGACTTGAGAACCCACCCCCCGAGGGCCGCAAGGACCTCCTCCAGAGACTTGTCGATGCCAGAGACGAAAAGGGTGAACCGCTTGGAAGGGAGGAACTCACCGCCGAGGCCTTGACTCAGCTCATCGCCGGGTcagacaccacctccaactcctcctgcGCGCTTCTGTACCACGCCGTCCGCACCCCGGGCGTGATCCCCAAGCTCCAAGCTGAACTCGACGCCGCTATCCCCCACTCGATCGACGTCCCCACGTTTGAAATGGTCCGCGACCTGCCTTACCTCTCCGCTGTTGTCAACGAGACCCTCAGGCATAACTCGACCTCTGGGATTGGCCTCCCTCGTCAAATCCCGCTTGACTCCCCTGGCATTCACCTCAACGGGCACTTCTTCCCCGGTGGCACTGTTTTGTCGGTGCCGACGTATTCGGTTCATCATTCAAAGGAGATTTGGGGCGAGGACGCCGATCAGTTCAACCCGGATAGGTGGTTTAGCTTGACGCAACGGCAGAAGAATGCTTTTATTCCTTTTAGTCATGGGCCGAGGGCGTGTGTGGGGAGGAATgtggccgagatggagatgaagtTGATTGTGGCTACTTGGGCGAGGAGGTATGAGGTTGAGCTGAGGcaggaggtgatggagacgaagGAGGGGTTTTTGAGGAAGCcgctggggttggaggttgcgTTGAAGCTTAGGAAGGGGTTCACGCCTTTGGCTtaaggggtggggggtaaGAAAGGGGGAGTGTACGATTattgaaagggggggaatgTGAATAGTATATGATGACATGAAATAAATGTTCAAGTTCAAATTTTTGATGGGCCGTTgcggggtgttggtgagtaggtgagtgagtgagtaagtgagtgagtgagtgagtgccTTCACAACTTTCACTCTGATGACTACTCGTTGCCGAATGCCCGGTATCTCCGATTTACATCAACTCTCCCAAGCAAAGTCGCAAGTTATTTCGCCATTTGGACAGTTTTGTTcggtgctgatgatggtggttgactTGGCCGAGTCGCAACCGAAGCTGCTGGGTAGTCGCCATCGTGCGTGCCGAAAACGCCATTTGGGGGGTGGCCAGACGACTTATAAGTGACTAGTGATGGCCGCAAGAACATATACAATTTCAAAAAAATCCTTTCTGTTCTGAGTATCCTGTGTGAACCGCCTGATATAATTCCGATACATCTCGATTAACCATGACCAGAGCAAACAAACTCGCCGGCAA
Encoded proteins:
- a CDS encoding uncharacterized protein (COG:Q; EggNog:ENOG503NWVG) — protein: MAVVTLLMSPWAPVGLVAFFFVYYLYPYFFTYRHLRRIPAPFPAQFTNWWLLLVARRGDRYLTVDQLHKKHGTVVRIQPNHVSINDDAAINIIYGHGNGFLKSDFYDAFVSIRRGLFNTRDRHEHTRKRKIVSHTFSVKSVAQFEPYIHSNLELFVKQLDNLVTRSPMKTAVLDCLNWFNYLAFDVIGDLAFGAPFGMLSSGADMAEVRSSPDSPPIYASAIEILNRRGEVSAALGILPSLKPYAKYFPDPFFTQGLAAVESLAGIAIARVKMRLENPPPEGRKDLLQRLVDARDEKGEPLGREELTAEALTQLIAGSDTTSNSSCALLYHAVRTPGVIPKLQAELDAAIPHSIDVPTFEMVRDLPYLSAVVNETLRHNSTSGIGLPRQIPLDSPGIHLNGHFFPGGTVLSVPTYSVHHSKEIWGEDADQFNPDRWFSLTQRQKNAFIPFSHGPRACVGRNVAEMEMKLIVATWARRYEVELRQEVMETKEGFLRKPLGLEVALKLRKGFTPLA